Within the Mugil cephalus isolate CIBA_MC_2020 chromosome 1, CIBA_Mcephalus_1.1, whole genome shotgun sequence genome, the region ACAGACGGCGCCTCTGCTCCGCACTCACCACCTCACGTTTTCATCGTAAATACATGTAAATCATCACGTGAGgcaacaaatcattttaaattaaacttcagTGACGTTGATGAGCTTCAGCAGGACCTAAACATCAGCAATAAATAACAGATATCAAATAATGAACGGAAGAAAAACAATATTGCTCTCCTACTGTACTTTTATGACATATTTAATAACTCACATATCAAATGACAAATCCTGATTATCtactataattataattaattatattttataatgtaCGGACTGGACTTTAAGACTCATATTATTACTGTATATCTTGTTATACACATTTAtcacattacattattttattattaaagtttatatttaaaataatatttatttaaatcaatttCCATATTTCTATTTActttagatattttatatatttttgtatattttttatttactttagatattttatatatattttttgtatattttatatgactttttaattttttaaaaaatatattattgtgTGCCACCCAGCTTTTTATTTGctatgtatttctgttttttctctctgtcccgttccatctgttgttgttttttttctttttttttaggtcttaATTTTTAGGCCTAATTGGGGTCTGGTGCTGATTGCTTGGTTCAACCCCAGATTGTCCAGGCTCCACATTAAAGGGGGGGACCAGCTGGAGGTCCcagcctctgctgctctcttaGATTTGCACGTCGTCTATACTTCGCATAATATAAACTAAACATCCAGTAACTAAGAAACGAACCCTGAAACACGAACACGCCTAAAGTTTGTTAAGATAAAGCCTCTGACCGTCTTGTATCCGCGTGCCGTCACTGGAGTTGTCTTTGGTCCAGGCTGCAGCCATGGCCTCCCTGTCCTGCCTGCTCAGGGCCGTGGTCTCCGGGTGCCGTTCCTGGATGTGGCGGCGGAAGCTGCTGACCTTGGTTTCGTGCAGGACCTGAGAGCACACCATGCAGAAGGTGCCCTGGCCCCGGGGCCCGTAGGCCACCAGGTAGTCCAGGCGGAGCCGCCACGGGTCGCCGCCGCGCAGCCGCCTCTTCCTGGGCTGGCGGACCGGCGGGGGCCCCTGCTGGGGGGCGCCCACGCCGCCGTCCTCGCCGATCAGACACGTGTCCTGAGTTAAAGTGCCGTCGCTTTCTGGGTACAAGTCGGTCTTGATCTGGATGGTCTCCATGTCCCCGGCAAAGAGGTCCAACGCGCCGTCTTTGGTGTCGGGCTCTGGTTTGATTACGTTCTCCGACTCTTCTGttaatgacaaaacaaaacccgGTTAAAGACAAATACACGTAGAGACGGACATCGATGCCTCGATACTGATTCTGTCATCAGTTCCTCCCGTTGAGTGTTTGGTCTGGAGAAAGGAGGCGTTCATGGTTTCGTGTAAACAGCAGAAGTTTGAAGGAGTTTCTAAACGAGAGATAAGAGCTCgtgtaagtaaacaaacagTAAAGTGGGACTCTCTGCTGGGACGTGTTGACTCCCACGGTATTTAATAACGGAGGAGGTCTGGAGATGCAGACGTTTGTTTACGAGTCGTCTTTCGCGAAAGCTTCCGTGAAAGTTTCTGTCGTctgtgttgaaagtgaaacaggaaactaaaaatACTCAGACCGACTCACACCGGCGCAGGTTTCGTACATAGGTTACACTGTCTAGTCCCAGGTTCTGGTTGTCAAATTCAAATTAATCAAGTTGTCCACGATTAAATcaacaagagaaacaagaaggGTTCGGACGAATCTCTTCCATTAGTGGAGAAGATTAAAACTAACAGAAAAACCTACAACTCTAAAAGAAGGGTTAGGGTAGattttttatggatttatttttatggatttaAAACTCTAATAACATTCAGCACTttaccaatagcatttattttatttttataattattattttatttgatttatctacattttgtattgttattttactCTGTCTCCTTGCAACCGTCACTTTGTGGAACCAACTGCAATATCACAAATTACCCTGAATCtaaattatagtaaaaaaaatatttacaaaattaaaactaaagCCGGTTTTGTTATgttataaactaaataaatatagtaaaaaaatgtgattatggGCGAGGGATGATGGGATGTCCAGGCTGCTCGGCTCACCCCGTTACCGTGGTAACGCTGATCCAGATAAGCAGTGATAAACAGGgtgggatggagggagggggggatttGAGCTTGTGACGTCAATACTTCTTAAAGGTCAGGTTGGTTTCAACACTTTCCTACATCCATCAGGACTCATTCACACTGTTTGTCTCTGGGTCATGGTTCTCACCGTGAGTCTGAGCCCAGGCCTGGAGGATGCAGTGCTTCTCCTCGGAGCTGAACACCAGGGAGTTCGGGTGGGTGTCCAACACGTGGCTCTTGATGTGGTCCAGGTGGAGCGAGGGCAGCTCCGCCCCGCACACCATGCAGAGGAGGCGCCCGGCCTCGGCCTCGTACTCCATCAGGAACTCCTGGCGGAACCAGGCGTGCAGGGAGTCGTTCAGGTAGCGCTCCAGGGTCTGAGCCGACGGCCCGGGGAGGTCGTTGTCGTGGTCGTGGTCGTGGTCAtggtcgtcgtcctcctcctcctcctcttcctcctcccggGGCTCGGGGGCTTCGCCCTCCACAGAGTGGGGAGACTTACTGGGGGGTGGTTGGGTCTGCTCCTGAGGTGTCACTGGGTCTGGAGCTTCTGCTTAGGAGTTAGAAAAAGACGAGAACCGATAGAGTTACTGGAGTTGCTCTTGTTGCTCTTGAGAGCTTCATCACCAACAAGTTCAGGTGTGGACACGTTTGTCTTGTGTTACCATcgatgtttaaccctttataggggaATCTTTGAAACAGCTGGAAAGTTCAACCCTACACCAGGAGGCTTCAACACTTTTCAAACCAAGGACCCAAACTGGTACACCcaacataaaatatgttgggGAAATTAAAGACAGTTAAATAGCGGGAAAATAGCGggaaaattggaaaaaatatacaaaaatgtataatcaaccaaagattttgcgaccccaccCCCTTGCAGTCCACAGACCCTTTAGGGGTCGCCaacccccttttgaagaccaTATATatgaccatatatggttccttgcccttaaggGGTAAACAAACgtaaacatgtgtttggagCATTAGGACATAAGAGCTGATTCacacaacattatcacattagacaacattaggacacttcttgcCTTGTCTTGtcgaccacattagaccctgattagacctgaggacaTTTTGGTACGACTGACGTATTAATATTTTTCTGGTAGGAGTGTGCACTCGCTGTTATTCCTATCTGTGTATGCAAACAGGTGTATGCCGTAGCTGACGTTTGATTGGCCGGTTTTTCCCCAATTTTCTGCCAATTGGATAATTATTAGATAATACATTAGTTGATGGTTTTTCTTTAGGACTTGAGTTATGGTTTAAGAGCAGTCGGAGTAAAGTGCcattcctgtttttttgatattttcagtTAGAATCATCTTGttaaatcgttttttttgttttccctttgaCACATTTTGTCCTTGTGGCTACTTTGGACTTGGGgaagatttttttatgttacgTCCCAAACCCAAAGACTGGGCGTAACAGTGTCCTTGATCTTCTCTAAATCTCGGCACTCAAGTGACCAAATATGGTTctttgccccataaagggttaaagaggACTGGACTGCAAATGAGGTGTGGCTGCAGTAGTTTACCGCCACCAACTGCAATTAAAACCGATCAGAAAGGTTCAACAGAGAATCTACCTCCTGCATCATTTGAAGAAGTTCAACCTGCACCTCTTCCATCACCATCTGGTACGAGGACAGACTGTGGCGCATTATTCAGTTTGCTGAGGGGTCCGATTGTCTGCACCCTGACTTCCCGTCAGGACGTGTACGTGGACAGGAAAGACTCCCACCCCAGTGGACCAGGGGTTGTAGAGACCAGTCAACATGATAATACCAATGTTTCatgacctggcattcattcacgtggatcAGGGCTGGACAGTTCATTTCTACAGGGGTCCACATGGAAAATCTTTTGATAAGGTGCTACTGGTTACCAGaagtataagaatattctgtaactttttatttaaatttatgaattttggtgtaggttgaagaggaaaatgtaaCGCagtggaatgttggaaactttgtcctctttatAAAGCTTCGGGGAACCAAAaagggaccatgtagctacatgaatcaCTTTCTGTACTCAacaaatctcaataaatgtttttaataaatatcaagAAGCTGTCTCAATCATCCTTTTTGAAGaatggcttttcaaaataaaagcagcacagtTGTAttgcacacacagcacatactGACATACTTTTGGGCAAGACAAGGACgcccaaagggccgtaaaaTCCCCAGGTCTGGTagatcattcattcattcatatccCATAACCGTTTGCCCTGTAAAGAGTCACTGGGCAAGAGGCAAGGTACCCCCTGGACACGTCTCCGGTCTCTAAAtggggctaacacagaaagacaaccGTTTACACTCACGTCTACGTCCGATTTAGAATCACcgatgaacctaacgagcagcacaaggtgttgacctggcctccaaattcactagatcccaaaatgatcccgtctctgtgggatgatccaccatagagacccctcccctcaacccgtaggacccaaagacccccaactaacaacattcaggaccctctcagaaggtccattctctgatgactcttcCGGAGACACAAGGGGAGACCTTTTAACTGACTCGCGCTGCCACCATGTGTAAGACGAGGAAAACTTCTACCCACCAGCAGCATGTTGGCTTAAGTGCATCATCTCGTCCCCGTCCTGGACCGAAGGCCCGGCAGCCGGGCCGTACGACCTCTGGCCCCCGCCCAGGCTGAGGTGGCTCTCCCACCCGGAGCGGATCACCTCCTTGTCGGCGGCGCTCCACAGCAGGGAGTCCGGGTGCTTCTGCCTGATGTGCCTCTTGATGGTGCTGAGCTTCAGCGTGGCCAGCGAGCTGCCGCACACCATGCAGATCATGCCGTGCCTCTGGGGGTCGAAGTCCATGAGGTACTCGCTGCGCCAGTACTCGTGGTAGTAGCGGCGGTGGTCGCGGCCGGGGATCCGGCTCAGGCCCGGGCGCGAGGCCCTCTGGACCCGGGGCTTGCGAGCCGAGGGCCCGGGGGCCGGGGAGATCAGCAGTGGCTGGTCGGGGCCCTCGGTGATGCTCCAGTAGCTGGTGGCTGGCGATCGGGCGGGCGTGACCAGGCCGGCCTCCGACTCCTCCTCGCCATGGCCGTTGGCGACGCCGTCCTCTTCTGGCGGGGACGGGAGAAAAGACACATCCATGTTATTAACGCACCTTAAAGACACTGTCCAATTATCTGTGCGtaagatttcatttcattaacaaCTTCTGATATGAACCTGACCTACGTCTGGTCCGGATTCATCTAAGGCTCATTAGACGCCATAACCACTCAGTCTGGGCCGTGTCTTCCTACCGGTCGGGTCGACTTTGTTTTCCTACTTcccgcttcactttcaacaactgaATCTTTCGGTGAAATTTCGCCAAGAGACGAGTCGTACGAATGTTcatatctccgaacctcctcaacCTTGAACCTTTCCCCCGTGTGCTTCGTCTTCACTGACGCCAAACAATCATTTTGGAAAATCCACAGAGGTGGAGAAACAGCGGGAAGTACTAAAGAAGAAACATGCTACAGGTTCTTAAATGGTTCTTTGTACGTTTATATGGTTCTACAAAGACCTGTATCtgtatctatttatatataatattgcaCATAGAGAAATTACAAATAGTTTTGTAATACACATGGTGTCTAGACTTATAACGGTGGCTCACAGCTACGTTTCTGGGGAGGTGGACGTCAGACTATGGCATTAGGGTTTACATagtattttatctcatctcatttttaTTCCAGTAGTATTTTAGTTGATTTACttgttatgttattattttatttcctggtattgcttggtattattatttttatcccagtgttattttaattaattgactGATATCTTatgttttcttatcttatctttattcCAGTATTATTTTCGTTTATTGCTTgttatcttgtcttatcttgtcCTAGTCCcagtgtaatttaattttatttcctgatatcttatcttatcttatcttatcttatcttatcttatcttatcttatcttagcttGTCTTAATGATTCTAATATCTTATCTGCTGGTATGTTATCTTGTGAGTTGTTGTCTTGTGTCCAGTGTTACTGGAGTTCACCGCTGGGCCTGTGCCGTCTCCCTCCACTAGGGGTCCTCTGTGAGCCTGCCTGGCTGCCTGGGTGCTGTTGAGCCTTTGTTTATAGGAGCCACAGAGACGGAGGGGCCATGCTGCTCCACGGCTTTGTCCCTGACACGGATTAACTGGCTGCCTGACAATGGCCGTGCGTCTCTGACAGCCACGCAGACCcacgcacacgcgcgcgcacacacacgagaaaagcaaaacaaaaacaagaaaggaggcaaaaaaaaaatatacattgtGCCATGTACcacttttgtttcctctccctTTACCTCCCAAGTCACTCTCCTCTTGCGTCGCTTCCTCCTCTCCGCTTATTATTAATGAGAGCAGCTCAGGCTGCTCGGCGCACCGGAGGTCCACGGGCTCGCTCTGCGCCTCCGAGtccctctcctccatcaccggccccggtcctggtcctggtcctggccctgatcctggccctggtcctggtcccggtcctggccGCCGCTGCTTTAATctaattcctcctcctccttcttcttcttcttcttcttcttcttcttctccttccctccGTGGATCGGTGCATTTCACAGCCGCGGGGACACGTTCACGCCGTCCGACGCGCATCTGGCACAGGGCGCACTAACGCGAGCCCATCGCTGAGGAGGAACCCGTGGCCCCCCTCAAACCCACCCACCGACACCGACACCACACCACGCCACGCCGCGGGAGCCAAGTTAACTTTTCATCAAATCACAcaatcatgaataaatatgtggcGGAGTGCCGCGCGTCGTCGTCCCCGGGTGGAAGCGCCTCGGCGCGGGCCTCCAGTCATGTATTTTTAAGGCTATTGCTGGTCTTCGGGGTGGGGAGCCGGACTAGGGGCCCCTGGGGCTCCTTAAGGGGCTCCTGGGTAAATTTAAAGAGACAGTAGCAGCGGTAGTCGGCGATGCACACCCACcccgggggggaggaggagggaggcagcgGCTAATACTGATAAGCTGctaacgctgctgctgctgttccgTCACAGTCGTGGGCTGAGGACACGCGGTCCTGCGTGGAAAACCAGGGCCCCACGGAGCTCCAGCTCACAGTGTTTGGACCCGGGGATCCCACgaagtctatctatctatctatctatctatctatctatctatctatctatctatctatctatctatctgcttTATTACATAATATAATATCTCTCTCTcaatgtatatacatatatatttttatagattatatatatgtatatatatattatatatagattagatccatttttatattattttttatcgcACTCTGTAAATAGACTAATTATCACCGAACATCTCTACGTCAAACAGTTTTAACACGACGCCCCCGAATCatcttcacaaaaaacagccaatAAGTCAATGGACCTTTGTCCAAAGCCTCCAACTCAGAAAACCTTGGACACTGCGAGTAGCCTCGTGTAATCTCTTTGTACTTTTTCCACCTaatgtgtaaatatttcatttcatgctgAATCAGTCTCTTGTTCCATGTTGAGGTTTTTTCATCCAGACGCTGAAATGATGGAtttagttaaataaatgaagtgaatcATGATTTGGTCAGAGgtggagttttgtttttttgtaatgcatcctggtgtaaatgtaaatgtaaagaagCGTGAGtacacattttacattaataCGTACCTtaatagatatagatatatgtttacagtatattgtatacctttatatatcttatatatgctttacctttatatatatatactatttttaaatgttttttgtatattgttttaatattttgtattctgttgaaatacttttatattatttatatatacttgtattatatttttatatatttatttgcatatttaaatatactttgaatatttttgatcgttttttatatttttttatatatattaataattttatatttttttatatatacttgtatattttttttacatattttttatataaacatacttgaatattttttaaaaatttagttatactttcatatattttttatatatatatatacgtgtatattttatatattctttaaatattttttggtaGTTTTAATGCTTTGatttttctaaatatttctgtatattCTTTGGACAATTTCTTCATATATACTTtggtatattttatatacacatttataaatcCCATCTCACTACGCTAAATcacttattttatgttttgtttcgTCTTTTtacgtctcttttttttatgccgTATCCATCCGTCAGTGCTGGTTTCCACACACGCATGCGCACGCAAAACGCGGACGCGCACGCACCGTACGCGTCCAGGTTTCACATCCTGGTATTTTCTGGCGTTGTCAAGGCAGCCTGGAGCACGGCCGCGTCCTGGCAAAAGATATctgtccacaaacaaaaatacgTTTTGAAAAAACTGTCCCGGAAAGTTAGGTGTGGCCAGAAGGTAACGGACACGCATGTTTCTTTCCCACCTCGCGTTCTCGGAGCCGCCGCTTTGCGTCTGTTTTTGCGCGTCTTTGTTATTATTGCGTGTTTTAGTCAGGCGGCGGACAGGCGCACGTCCGTGAGGAGgacgagagagacagagagaggggaagatCTTGTCCATTGTGTCTCCACCAGAGGCAGCTGTGCGGGGACGGTTTGCACGCTAATGTGGCCCGTGTTTTCATTATAGCTCATTTATTCTCTATTTCTTATGTCTTAACGTGTCGCCTCGACGCGTTTCCAGTCAAACAGACAGAgaataaagagtaaaaaaatGGCTCTCGACAGATGTAGTGTGTGATAGAAGGGGACAGGTTTAAAGGGACAGCGACGCCGCTTCCTGGTTTTTCGTGCTGGACTCAAAAAATAACACTTAAcggtattttttaaaacatttgaaacatgCACCTCGCTGATGTTGCTTGAAAGTGTGCAGAGATTGTGTTTCCTGCAAACCTGACAGaggtgattgtgtgttttttttttttttttttagtcttgcACATTTCTTGCATgcaaatatatgtttttaactATGATAATTAAGGAAAAGGTTGACCTTTTGTTCCCTTTGTTGATTTAAGGCTTTACAGCTTCTCACATGATAAACGGTGCAAGTTTTGTTCATATTTAGGACAAAGAAGTGTTAATTCTGCAGCGTATTTTATTAATGAGGCTGCATTGTCAGATAAATCAATTAGTTTCCATCTTGCATCATATCATTACAGCCTTACAGGCGGTTTGGGCTTCTACGTCAAGTTGACGTAGAAGTTACGGCGTCGTTCAGCTCCTGTGACTTGTCTTTTTGCTAGTAGCTTGTCTCCACTTTTGTATTTCCATCCTCGCAATATCCAAACAGACTAAAGACTCGTAAGATTAACTGAGGACGTTTGgagatatttgtatttgtatttcagtcgccattgttgaaagtgaagtaggaacaaaaaaataaccccGATCTCACccgactgacaaaaaaagacacagcgctgataagtgtttgggtggagttgtgaACCAGACCGACAAAGGTGTGAGCATGAACTTTCTCTCACCAGCATAGGCTGCGTACGTGAATGAGCATTCACAACTGTCTTCTCTTCCCCCAGGACGCCCTCATATCAAACGTGATGTCTGAGAACTTCGGTACCGCTGGTCCCACCATGAAGTCGGAGGCGGCGGCAGGACTCTGCACCCAGCTGCTGAACTGAATTAGCCGCGAGCTAACCGCCGCTGTTGGATGAGAACTGATGGGTGGCCCAAGCTGGCGGAAGCATGCCAACTGCAAAAGGTAAAGGCGCCGCGACGTCTCACCGTTACCGGCCCGCCGCAGAGTATGACGACGCCACGCTGGCCCAGAAAAGAGAGTACTGGAGGAACAAGAAGCGCGAGCAGAGGGCCCGTCTCTCGGAGCGGAGAGGGAAGCCGGCAGCACGGGAAGGGAAAAAGCTCCTGCATCTAAATGCCTCTGCAGGGACTTATTCGGGTTTATGCAGCTTCACTGCTTTGGCCTCGTCTTTGCAGAGCAACGACGACTCATACAATTCTGCATCACAGAGCGGACGTACGGCGGAGGACGGTCGCGCACTTGCAGCCGCCGAGAGTCAGGATTGGCTCGAGACGGTGAACGACAACAATATCTTGCCTCGGGCGCCGGTATCGTGTTCCGTCTCAGCCAAAGCCGCTGGGTGCGACGCGGCCGCGGTGACGTTGCCAACAGCGAGGGGCGCCGCGAGCAGAGCTGTTACCTCACCCACGTCCAGTGGGACCCAGCTGAACACCAGCTCCTTAGTGCCTCCGGTCGGAGTGGCCAGGATTACCAATGGCAGCTCGACTACTACAGCGCCTCAGCCATGTGTGTCTATGCAGGGCGCACCAGACCCCAAAACCCAACCTAAGGCACGAGTTGCGTTACCAATCGAGCGAAAACTGGGTATGATTCTTGCGTCGTCTCCGCTCCGCCCTCTCTCCGTATCGGAGGACAAAACGACGAGCGCGACACCTCAGAGTTGTGCGAAGAGGGCTAAAGGTGCCGGTGTCGCACAGCCTGCCCTcgagtctgaggaggagagggcggCTAAGCGCAGGGAGCACTGGCGGATCAAAAAGCGAGAGCAGAGGGCAAAGCTGGCGGCTCAGATAGTGAAAACGAGAGAGAGGGCGCAGGGTGTGGAGATGACGTATCAGAGGCTGACGTCGCAGAAGGCCGGGCTCGCGGGCCGCTCGGTTCTTCTCCCGTCTCAGTCGCTGTCAAAAGGAGTTGGGCGGAAGCAGTGCCCCGCTAAGGTCAAAGCAGCATTCACATCTGGAAGAAGGGAAAACGGTAAAGTGCAATGTGAACCAGCGACTGTTGCGATGGCTAACACGGATCACATCCAAAATTCACATGGGAATAGTTTAACACCAGACATCACGTCTGATCCCGGCATAAAAAAGTCAGCGGATCCACACAGGAAGCTTTCAAATTACGTGCATCTTTATAATGTGACCCGAGGGATAGCGCGGTGTAAAACGCCCCGACAAAGACTCATCGAAGCGCAGAAATTTTTTATGAATCAGAGAAACCTAAGGTGCAAGTCCCTGTTGGCGTCTTCTTCGTTGGCGTTCGGCACCAGGACTATGCCCAAAATCGACCCCAACGACACGCCTGAGCAGATAGTAGCCAAGCGCAGAGAGTACTGGCGGATGAAGAAGCGAGAACAGCGGGCGAAGCTGTCGTCGGAGGTGAGGGTCCGGCTGAAGGAGAAGGACTCTGTGACGCGAAGGGTGAAGCGTTACCAGAAGATACTCGAGGAGATGAGGAGAGCCCGAGCAATGACGCACTCGCCGGTGAGCGTCCTGACGCACGCCTCGGAAACCATCGGAGGGTTCATCAAAGAAGACGGGACTCTGACCTCGAACATCCCTCTGGGTCCTGCAGAACACAACATGACGGACAACATGAGTGAGGAAGAGCTTCACATAGCTTCTAAGTATAACTCCATCAGGCAGCAACAGAGTCAACCTCATAGTAAACGGAGAGGTGTTGCTCCCGTTAGGATGAACCAGCCGCCCCCTCCTCTACGCCTAGCTCAGGTGAAAGTCGCGTTTCCTCTCGGCGGAAAGTCGGCCAACAAGCCTCAACGACTGCTTTCAGTCAGACCACGGCCTCAGCTTGAAAGGACAACCGGTCCGTCTGAAAGTCAAGCGGTCGCTCAGCTCACGCTCACCCGTCCTCAAACCCTTCAAAACGCCGCTTTGGACGAACCTGGCTTGAAACAGGGCGGCTGCGTCATGAAATTAGCCGTATCCAGTAGCGAGATGTCGCTGTCGGCGCTGTCCCTGGATCCGGGTTTGACGGAAGAGGAGAGGATGGCGAAGAAGAGGGAGTACTGGAGGATAAAGAAGCGCGAACAGCGAGCGGCTCGGGCTGTCCGGCTGAAGCAGGGCGTCCTCCAAGCGAGGGCCGGGGCAAGCTTGCAAAGGAGGAGGGCTCAGAAGCAAGTCGCGGTGGCGGCTGTGCAGCTGAGCAGGAGTCTGAGTGGACGTTCAGGAAAAGCGGCGCCTCTTGGCGACAACGGCGCCGCGATGCCACTCGCAAGCGACGTGAAACAGGAGAGGGAGTCTGTGCCAGCAGTTGACCTAAATTCCCAACCAGAACAAGCCATCTGTGAAGATATCGACCCCCCGATCTCACCATCGCCACCTCCAGAGCCTCAGCCAGAGTTTGACCCGGCTCTGAACGCAGACAGCCAAGCGACGACGCTGCTGGCTGTGGCCTCCATGAAGAAACTCCTGGAGGAATCGCTCAGCACAGTGACGGAATGTAAAAACGAGCAGACGGACATCACGATGAATGCGACGGAAGAGCAAGACATGAAGCCAAATTTACCTCAGCTCTTTTTCGACAAGGACGACTTGGTTCCCATCACCGCTGACCTGACGCTGCAGATAAAAAGCTGGCAGACGGATAGCGACG harbors:
- the zfta gene encoding zinc finger translocation-associated protein isoform X2 gives rise to the protein MRVGRRERVPAAVKCTDPRREGEEEEEEEEEEGGGGIRLKQRRPGPGPGPGPGSGPGPGPGPGPVMEERDSEAQSEPVDLRCAEQPELLSLIISGEEEATQEESDLGEEDGVANGHGEEESEAGLVTPARSPATSYWSITEGPDQPLLISPAPGPSARKPRVQRASRPGLSRIPGRDHRRYYHEYWRSEYLMDFDPQRHGMICMVCGSSLATLKLSTIKRHIRQKHPDSLLWSAADKEVIRSGWESHLSLGGGQRSYGPAAGPSVQDGDEMMHLSQHAAEAPDPVTPQEQTQPPPSKSPHSVEGEAPEPREEEEEEEEDDDHDHDHDHDNDLPGPSAQTLERYLNDSLHAWFRQEFLMEYEAEAGRLLCMVCGAELPSLHLDHIKSHVLDTHPNSLVFSSEEKHCILQAWAQTHEESENVIKPEPDTKDGALDLFAGDMETIQIKTDLYPESDGTLTQDTCLIGEDGGVGAPQQGPPPVRQPRKRRLRGGDPWRLRLDYLVAYGPRGQGTFCMVCSQVLHETKVSSFRRHIQERHPETTALSRQDREAMAAAWTKDNSSDGTRIQDEINLGEADVLNTSGGMNNHAAPDLNAAGKAVKLEEGVSGGKGKSRDGSGGGGAATPSRHGHYPGKDQRRNYQVRWRMEYLMDYDCRRHGLICMVCGATLATLKVSTIKRHIQQVHPHSLFYSPEDKQQALLSYNQTALHFIHSDDCFSSQDHGHSELAPPPAHFGT
- the zfta gene encoding zinc finger translocation-associated protein isoform X1 — protein: MRVGRRERVPAAVKCTDPRREGEEEEEEEEEEGGGGIRLKQRRPGPGPGPGPGSGPGPGPGPGPVMEERDSEAQSEPVDLRCAEQPELLSLIISGEEEATQEESDLGEEDGVANGHGEEESEAGLVTPARSPATSYWSITEGPDQPLLISPAPGPSARKPRVQRASRPGLSRIPGRDHRRYYHEYWRSEYLMDFDPQRHGMICMVCGSSLATLKLSTIKRHIRQKHPDSLLWSAADKEVIRSGWESHLSLGGGQRSYGPAAGPSVQDGDEMMHLSQHAAAEAPDPVTPQEQTQPPPSKSPHSVEGEAPEPREEEEEEEEDDDHDHDHDHDNDLPGPSAQTLERYLNDSLHAWFRQEFLMEYEAEAGRLLCMVCGAELPSLHLDHIKSHVLDTHPNSLVFSSEEKHCILQAWAQTHEESENVIKPEPDTKDGALDLFAGDMETIQIKTDLYPESDGTLTQDTCLIGEDGGVGAPQQGPPPVRQPRKRRLRGGDPWRLRLDYLVAYGPRGQGTFCMVCSQVLHETKVSSFRRHIQERHPETTALSRQDREAMAAAWTKDNSSDGTRIQDEINLGEADVLNTSGGMNNHAAPDLNAAGKAVKLEEGVSGGKGKSRDGSGGGGAATPSRHGHYPGKDQRRNYQVRWRMEYLMDYDCRRHGLICMVCGATLATLKVSTIKRHIQQVHPHSLFYSPEDKQQALLSYNQTALHFIHSDDCFSSQDHGHSELAPPPAHFGT
- the si:dkey-28a3.2 gene encoding uncharacterized protein si:dkey-28a3.2, translating into MPTAKGKGAATSHRYRPAAEYDDATLAQKREYWRNKKREQRARLSERRGKPAAREGKKLLHLNASAGTYSGLCSFTALASSLQSNDDSYNSASQSGRTAEDGRALAAAESQDWLETVNDNNILPRAPVSCSVSAKAAGCDAAAVTLPTARGAASRAVTSPTSSGTQLNTSSLVPPVGVARITNGSSTTTAPQPCVSMQGAPDPKTQPKARVALPIERKLGMILASSPLRPLSVSEDKTTSATPQSCAKRAKGAGVAQPALESEEERAAKRREHWRIKKREQRAKLAAQIVKTRERAQGVEMTYQRLTSQKAGLAGRSVLLPSQSLSKGVGRKQCPAKVKAAFTSGRRENGKVQCEPATVAMANTDHIQNSHGNSLTPDITSDPGIKKSADPHRKLSNYVHLYNVTRGIARCKTPRQRLIEAQKFFMNQRNLRCKSLLASSSLAFGTRTMPKIDPNDTPEQIVAKRREYWRMKKREQRAKLSSEVRVRLKEKDSVTRRVKRYQKILEEMRRARAMTHSPVSVLTHASETIGGFIKEDGTLTSNIPLGPAEHNMTDNMSEEELHIASKYNSIRQQQSQPHSKRRGVAPVRMNQPPPPLRLAQVKVAFPLGGKSANKPQRLLSVRPRPQLERTTGPSESQAVAQLTLTRPQTLQNAALDEPGLKQGGCVMKLAVSSSEMSLSALSLDPGLTEEERMAKKREYWRIKKREQRAARAVRLKQGVLQARAGASLQRRRAQKQVAVAAVQLSRSLSGRSGKAAPLGDNGAAMPLASDVKQERESVPAVDLNSQPEQAICEDIDPPISPSPPPEPQPEFDPALNADSQATTLLAVASMKKLLEESLSTVTECKNEQTDITMNATEEQDMKPNLPQLFFDKDDLVPITADLTLQIKSWQTDSDVSADSLNQELRNSPQIGEKSPPFPTSNDVALNPTCEHSSQTPLNFIVNPSAETFGGSLSSSPPTTQRVCPKNEDLQSHRSPEPPELHDDAATYLDRLEPRHEQRREQPSQTEEGRQSNISPSAQTCPGAVTEKVGPTSLQSKREYWKLMKRQQRARLKARHKDRHGDGSSHLSSRNLQGSGLLVNPVNKGASPPAKPVLRPKPPTSSGGAGVPSVQAVNRTPCDADPFRDVHSCESSPVSPQLSQEWTPGNADLDLDLDPDPAPSPPTLQPPDNPLSSINLQPIEPPGQSPNAVLSPIKIPCAQRQSPTRATQSPTNMEPLSNVAPPKPIRGESEEDFLRRKREYWRIKKKEQRARKANRDKGVSARRACNNWRPILPAHDLQTQESGQWVNSPEEPEHQMSASVDTDPGSFTYAGYSTPVGDDSEIIFGDYESSPGEDGPISDVVWRTRYLMDYDPLNQLLVCMVCGELQYSHGLEGVRVHIDESHPHTMTLEPAEKRRILEAWDEQVSQRERFFTSQLQQHSGALADWRPVQDGPQDGPHLSPSDIGDRLQPPDAL